Proteins from a genomic interval of Nocardia sp. BMG51109:
- a CDS encoding metallophosphoesterase, whose product MVSTRLRTVWLANVTMGAAAVAAGTPMRVRPAAPRQVNHLRVQGDSISASDLEVVTVTDRSVVLTWTTRMRDRTGRLRPVPADTEVRLAPADGVGPARPCYFDARPTAYHYAEIEGLEPGRSYRFEAYSGGHRAVPARTLVTRRPGTPESTGVVTTLVPPPGRLLRTIALANDLHYGEQVSGLLVGGLPTGLRHITDEYPEIMLDAVLGDLRRTDRAADHLIVAGDLTDSGTLEQSRGVRSRLDAWGELGRDYFVCRGNHDAPRPDDHWGTVFHPRQRVTEQRLGGLRIIGLDTTRLRSSGGTLVAPQLRDLRARLTAEPDLPTMVFGHHPVTFAAAVSNPAGPGFVLDRSSAAALHGIYRAAPGVFLHHSGHTHRTRRGRPDNDIDVEFLEVAAVKEYPGGYLLLRLYTGGYMANFYKTRTEPARHWSTRTRRQYFGLHPDHALGSCTDRNHVVLRDFSGVEPFARGHRR is encoded by the coding sequence ATGGTGAGCACGCGGCTTCGGACGGTTTGGCTGGCCAATGTGACGATGGGGGCCGCGGCGGTGGCGGCGGGGACGCCGATGCGGGTGCGGCCTGCTGCGCCGCGCCAGGTGAATCATCTTCGGGTGCAGGGGGATTCGATATCCGCCTCGGATCTGGAGGTGGTCACGGTCACCGATCGGTCCGTGGTGCTGACCTGGACCACGCGAATGCGTGATCGGACCGGCCGGCTGCGGCCCGTCCCGGCCGACACCGAGGTCCGGCTGGCGCCGGCGGACGGGGTGGGTCCGGCTCGGCCGTGCTACTTCGATGCCCGGCCCACCGCCTATCACTATGCCGAGATCGAGGGGCTGGAGCCGGGGCGCTCCTATCGGTTCGAGGCGTACTCCGGCGGACACCGCGCCGTGCCCGCCCGGACGCTGGTCACCAGGCGGCCCGGAACACCGGAAAGCACAGGGGTTGTCACCACCCTGGTGCCGCCGCCGGGACGGTTGCTGCGCACGATCGCACTCGCCAACGATCTGCATTACGGAGAACAGGTCAGCGGCCTGCTGGTCGGCGGTCTGCCCACCGGGCTGCGCCATATCACCGACGAGTACCCCGAGATCATGCTCGACGCCGTGCTCGGCGATCTGCGCCGGACCGACCGCGCCGCCGACCATCTCATCGTGGCAGGCGATCTCACCGATTCGGGCACGCTCGAACAATCGCGGGGAGTGCGGTCCCGCCTGGATGCCTGGGGCGAACTCGGTCGCGACTATTTCGTGTGCCGCGGCAACCACGACGCACCGCGCCCGGATGATCACTGGGGCACCGTCTTTCATCCTCGGCAGCGCGTCACCGAGCAGCGGCTGGGCGGCCTGCGGATCATCGGCCTCGACACCACCCGGCTGCGTTCGTCCGGGGGTACGCTGGTGGCCCCGCAGTTGCGCGATCTGCGTGCGCGGCTGACGGCCGAACCCGACCTGCCGACAATGGTTTTCGGCCATCACCCGGTGACATTCGCTGCGGCCGTGAGCAACCCGGCCGGCCCCGGCTTCGTGCTCGACCGATCCAGCGCCGCCGCCCTGCACGGCATCTACCGCGCCGCGCCGGGCGTATTCCTGCACCACAGCGGCCACACCCACCGCACCCGCCGCGGGCGCCCCGACAACGACATCGACGTCGAGTTCCTGGAAGTCGCCGCGGTCAAGGAATACCCGGGCGGCTACCTGCTGCTACGCCTCTACACCGGCGGCTACATGGCCAACTTCTACAAGACCCGCACCGAGCCCGCCCGCCACTGGAGCACCCGCACCCGCCGCCAGTACTTCGGCCTCCACCCCGACCACGCCCTCGGCTCCTGCACCGACCGCAACCACGTTGTGCTGCGCGACTTTTCCGGCGTGGAGCCATTCGCGCGGGGGCACCGCCGCTGA
- a CDS encoding Scr1 family TA system antitoxin-like transcriptional regulator: protein MIAHHNPRIALAITPRDSQFHYPTTNFVIFDHTTVQVETVAAEITVTQPREITLYERVFDLLLATAVTSESARSLIEAAINHYRPEKR from the coding sequence GTGATCGCACATCACAACCCTCGCATAGCTCTGGCCATTACCCCGCGTGACAGTCAATTCCATTATCCGACAACCAACTTCGTTATCTTCGACCACACCACGGTTCAAGTTGAGACCGTCGCCGCTGAGATCACCGTCACCCAGCCCCGCGAAATCACCCTCTACGAAAGGGTTTTCGACCTCCTGCTCGCCACCGCCGTCACCAGCGAATCCGCCCGCTCACTGATTGAAGCGGCAATCAACCACTATCGACCGGAAAAACGGTAG
- a CDS encoding NUDIX hydrolase, with translation MSDTTQFQYCQKLVVIDPATNSVLLARRKGEADYDGVYSLIGGEMETTDGSILDAIRREKEEEIGKAATLLIAEDLSYNVLFKKKDGNSMILPHFYAEYEGGGIELNEEYSDYAWVPVDQLDAFEPKIDTIPAAVRWATEIGEMVKRSRGLTKL, from the coding sequence ATGAGCGACACAACACAATTCCAATATTGCCAGAAGCTGGTCGTGATCGACCCGGCAACAAACAGCGTCCTGCTGGCACGGCGCAAGGGAGAGGCCGACTACGACGGCGTCTATTCCCTCATCGGCGGCGAGATGGAAACCACTGACGGCAGCATTCTCGACGCTATACGCCGGGAGAAGGAAGAGGAAATCGGCAAAGCAGCCACGCTCCTGATCGCCGAAGACCTCTCGTACAACGTCCTGTTCAAGAAGAAGGACGGCAACAGCATGATCCTGCCGCACTTCTACGCCGAGTACGAGGGCGGCGGCATCGAGCTGAACGAGGAGTACTCCGACTACGCCTGGGTGCCCGTCGACCAGCTCGATGCGTTCGAGCCGAAGATCGACACCATCCCGGCCGCTGTGCGGTGGGCGACCGAGATCGGCGAGATGGTCAAGAGGAGCCGGGGGCTGACGAAGCTGTAG
- a CDS encoding tol-pal system YbgF family protein, with protein MTGDRREAHRMLDRAATVLSGPATPVPSPWVSHFDEASLASDAARSLRVLGDHRAAAEWTQRIIALRPRGTRSRALAQVTLAATLIDQGHLDQACAAAEDAIDGIDEVNSHLLTRQLRGVATQLLPYRSTATVRQCADQLETVICERTSMHRSADTL; from the coding sequence GTGACGGGAGACCGGCGCGAAGCCCACCGAATGCTCGACCGCGCCGCCACCGTACTGTCCGGGCCGGCCACCCCCGTACCATCACCGTGGGTCAGCCACTTCGACGAAGCCTCCCTGGCCAGCGACGCAGCACGGAGCCTGCGGGTCCTCGGGGACCATCGCGCCGCCGCGGAGTGGACGCAGCGGATCATCGCGTTGCGGCCGCGAGGAACCCGCTCCCGCGCGCTGGCTCAAGTCACGCTCGCAGCCACCTTGATCGACCAGGGCCATCTCGACCAGGCGTGCGCGGCCGCCGAAGACGCCATCGACGGCATCGACGAGGTGAACTCCCACCTGCTCACCCGCCAGCTGCGTGGTGTCGCCACACAGCTGCTGCCCTACCGCAGTACGGCGACAGTGAGACAATGCGCAGATCAGCTGGAGACGGTGATCTGCGAAAGGACCTCGATGCACCGATCGGCAGACACCCTATGA
- a CDS encoding NUDIX hydrolase translates to MTEPLYVSDPDAYRRKLKEGNAKQAKKIVVADGVFRDSDGRILLVDPNYKAHWDLPGGMSESNEAPDETLRRELAEELGLHLPPEPPPLLVVEWVPRDENWDDKLMFVFDGGILTGTQIAALRLTDDELDNFGFFTPDRARELLRTDLGHRLDIALEALDSRRVYYVRDTTN, encoded by the coding sequence ATGACCGAGCCGTTGTACGTGAGCGACCCCGACGCCTATCGGCGAAAGCTCAAGGAGGGCAACGCCAAACAGGCAAAGAAGATCGTCGTCGCCGATGGGGTGTTCCGCGATTCCGACGGCCGCATTCTCCTGGTCGACCCGAACTATAAAGCGCACTGGGATCTGCCCGGCGGCATGTCGGAAAGCAACGAGGCTCCCGACGAGACGCTGCGCCGCGAACTCGCCGAAGAACTCGGACTTCACCTGCCACCGGAACCGCCGCCGCTGCTGGTCGTCGAATGGGTTCCCCGCGACGAAAATTGGGACGACAAGCTCATGTTCGTCTTCGACGGCGGCATTCTCACTGGTACTCAGATCGCGGCCCTTCGCCTGACAGACGACGAACTCGACAACTTCGGCTTCTTCACCCCGGACCGAGCCCGTGAACTCCTCCGTACCGACCTCGGCCACCGCCTCGACATCGCCCTGGAGGCCCTCGACTCTCGCCGGGTCTACTACGTCAGAGACACCACGAACTAA
- a CDS encoding dihydrofolate reductase family protein: MPRPYVVLSVAVSVDGYIDDTIPERLHLSNPEDFDRVDQVRTESDAILIGAETLRRDNPRLIIKSAARRAARVAAGKPGHLQKIVITGSGDLDPDAKFWHHGVEEQRPIVYTTDPGAAKLRDRLGKLAIVVSLGAAVDFTALLDDLGERGVRQLMIEGGTSIHTAVLSAGLADELHVAVAPLLIGEADAPRFVNPATFPGGTRRRMHLVDITQIGDVALLRYYPKQESADC, from the coding sequence TTGCCCCGGCCGTACGTAGTCCTGTCCGTTGCCGTCAGTGTCGACGGCTATATCGACGACACGATCCCCGAACGTCTCCACCTGTCGAACCCGGAGGACTTCGACCGCGTCGACCAGGTACGTACCGAGTCCGACGCGATCCTCATCGGTGCAGAGACGCTGCGGCGCGACAACCCTCGGCTGATCATCAAAAGCGCGGCCCGGCGGGCGGCACGCGTTGCGGCCGGAAAGCCGGGACACCTCCAGAAAATCGTGATCACCGGTTCCGGCGACCTCGACCCGGACGCCAAGTTCTGGCACCACGGCGTGGAGGAACAGCGGCCGATCGTATACACCACCGACCCCGGCGCAGCAAAGCTGCGCGACCGCCTCGGTAAGCTTGCCATCGTAGTATCACTCGGTGCGGCAGTGGATTTCACCGCACTGCTGGATGATCTCGGCGAGCGTGGGGTAAGGCAGCTGATGATCGAGGGCGGCACCAGCATCCACACCGCGGTCCTCTCTGCCGGTCTCGCCGACGAGCTTCACGTTGCCGTCGCACCCCTCCTGATCGGTGAGGCCGATGCACCCCGGTTCGTCAACCCGGCAACGTTTCCCGGCGGCACACGTCGGCGTATGCACCTGGTCGACATCACACAGATAGGTGACGTCGCACTGCTCCGCTACTACCCCAAACAAGAGTCCGCCGACTGCTAG
- a CDS encoding helix-turn-helix domain-containing protein, which produces MGQHVGRAVASERKIAGLSQHQLATRAQYSLSLVKAVEQGREVASPGFIAAVSKALGVEPDRLRGTPYVGTLEEDGPLEGLAELRAVLAEGAYVQALEPPGQSQLVTQLAEVEKALHNDKTRRALAMLPTLIRQLHGAVQEGNSGAEQVRAYEMLCAAYIAAEGACCRLGYSSLTALVLDRLDWAASHTDDPGYAVRSLMKRSRLLMSHGSTEVAMSLVDRGLTLLPGRNEGERALRGYGHLRGAIVAARGRRLDIAQEHIEHARRIAKPMTHESDLYTTDFGPGNVEIHACAVELEAGDPGKAATYGATLRLPADMAAPRAGHHWQDNARAWLMAGKPDKALAALNKARVVAPQQTRLHPSVRETLHGIAAAQRRQTDSLIGFASWLGSSL; this is translated from the coding sequence ATGGGCCAGCACGTGGGACGAGCCGTTGCCTCGGAACGAAAAATTGCGGGGCTGAGCCAGCACCAGCTGGCCACCCGCGCGCAGTACAGCCTGAGTCTGGTCAAGGCTGTCGAGCAGGGGCGAGAAGTCGCGTCACCAGGATTCATCGCGGCCGTGTCCAAGGCACTCGGCGTCGAGCCCGATCGGCTGCGCGGCACACCGTACGTCGGAACCCTCGAGGAGGACGGGCCGCTGGAGGGCTTGGCAGAGCTGCGGGCGGTCTTGGCCGAAGGCGCGTACGTGCAGGCACTGGAGCCACCCGGGCAATCGCAACTGGTGACCCAACTCGCCGAGGTCGAAAAGGCGCTCCACAACGACAAGACTCGTCGCGCACTGGCCATGCTGCCGACACTGATCCGACAGCTGCACGGCGCCGTACAGGAAGGCAACTCCGGCGCAGAGCAGGTCCGGGCGTACGAGATGCTGTGCGCTGCCTACATCGCCGCCGAGGGAGCCTGTTGCCGGCTCGGCTACTCGTCGTTGACAGCACTGGTGCTCGATCGGCTGGACTGGGCCGCCTCGCATACCGACGACCCCGGGTATGCGGTGCGCAGTCTCATGAAACGGTCCCGGCTGCTGATGTCGCACGGGTCGACCGAGGTCGCCATGTCGCTGGTCGATCGTGGTCTCACTCTGCTGCCCGGCCGAAACGAAGGTGAGCGGGCGCTCCGCGGCTACGGACACTTGCGCGGGGCCATCGTGGCGGCCCGCGGACGGCGGTTGGATATCGCGCAGGAGCACATCGAACACGCCCGCCGGATAGCGAAACCGATGACCCACGAAAGTGACCTGTACACAACCGATTTCGGCCCCGGAAACGTCGAAATACACGCTTGCGCCGTCGAACTCGAGGCAGGTGACCCCGGCAAGGCGGCCACCTACGGCGCGACACTGCGACTGCCTGCCGACATGGCCGCTCCGCGCGCCGGACACCACTGGCAGGACAACGCGCGAGCGTGGTTGATGGCAGGCAAACCGGACAAGGCGCTGGCCGCGCTGAACAAGGCCCGGGTGGTCGCACCGCAGCAGACACGACTGCATCCATCGGTTCGGGAGACGCTGCACGGCATCGCGGCGGCGCAGCGACGGCAGACGGACAGCCTGATCGGCTTCGCATCCTGGCTCGGCAGTTCGCTCTAA
- a CDS encoding flavoprotein, giving the protein MPTLYVIGCAAPPVLNIQTLITRAIDRGWDTCLILTSTADRWLADSKRALIELTGHPVRTDYKLPGQPDLLPPADAMLVAPTTSNTINKWAAGISDTLPLGLITEGIGKGFPLVALPFLNEAQAKHPAFSRSVETLRGAGVQVLLDGEGYTPHGLGGGSGADFPWDLALDRLEPATKSR; this is encoded by the coding sequence ATGCCAACTCTGTACGTTATTGGATGCGCAGCCCCGCCGGTTCTGAACATCCAGACACTGATCACCAGGGCGATTGATCGGGGCTGGGACACCTGCCTGATCTTGACATCGACTGCGGATCGTTGGCTGGCCGACTCGAAGCGGGCACTGATCGAACTCACCGGGCATCCCGTCAGGACCGACTACAAGCTGCCTGGTCAACCAGACCTTTTGCCGCCGGCCGATGCCATGCTGGTGGCACCGACAACGTCCAACACGATCAACAAGTGGGCGGCCGGCATCAGCGATACCTTGCCGCTTGGGCTGATCACCGAGGGAATCGGCAAGGGGTTCCCGCTCGTGGCGTTACCGTTCCTGAACGAGGCTCAAGCCAAGCATCCAGCCTTTTCGCGCAGTGTTGAAACCCTGCGAGGTGCAGGCGTACAGGTACTCCTCGATGGCGAGGGGTATACCCCCCACGGTCTTGGCGGGGGCAGTGGTGCAGATTTTCCGTGGGATCTGGCGCTGGACAGGTTGGAGCCGGCGACGAAGTCCCGCTGA
- a CDS encoding MSMEG_0565 family glycosyltransferase, with protein sequence MRIALLTYSTKPRGGVVHTLNLAEALARLGIDVTVWTLGRGDDTGFFRPVDPAVAVRVVPFAGIDGESVGARILRSITVLREAFTPHDYDIVHAQDCIGANAVDRCLRTVHHLDTFTTPELARCHERAIVEPCAHICVSAAVANEVHAGWGLRPTVIPNGVEYDRFATAASDSPDATSARTAWQGRLGRYILALGGIEPRKGSIDLLESFALLTRDHPSLHLVFAGGETLFDYRDYRARFDARAAELGLEPTVLGTVPHAELPALMAGAAVVPFVSTKEGFGLAAMEALAAGIPVVARDLPVLREVFGDTVRYAANPTEIAENIAEALRPDPSRAELGRALAIQFGWERAALAHLEFYREIRQRSHRNHDGMRARPHRKSTGHGVPEPSAVSGPSAEP encoded by the coding sequence ATGCGGATCGCGCTGCTCACCTACTCCACGAAGCCTCGCGGCGGAGTCGTGCACACCCTCAACCTCGCCGAGGCCCTGGCCCGGCTCGGCATCGACGTCACGGTCTGGACCCTGGGTCGCGGCGACGACACCGGATTCTTCCGCCCGGTGGACCCGGCGGTGGCCGTGCGGGTCGTCCCGTTCGCGGGCATCGACGGGGAGAGCGTCGGCGCGCGAATACTGCGCTCCATCACAGTCTTACGAGAGGCATTCACCCCACACGACTACGACATCGTGCACGCCCAGGACTGCATCGGCGCCAACGCCGTCGACCGTTGCCTCCGCACCGTTCATCACCTCGACACGTTCACCACCCCCGAACTGGCCCGCTGCCACGAGCGCGCGATCGTCGAACCCTGCGCCCACATCTGCGTATCGGCAGCGGTCGCGAACGAGGTGCACGCCGGATGGGGCCTGCGCCCGACCGTGATACCCAACGGTGTCGAATACGACCGCTTCGCCACGGCCGCGAGCGACTCCCCCGACGCCACCTCCGCCCGCACCGCCTGGCAAGGCCGGCTCGGCCGCTACATCCTCGCACTCGGCGGCATCGAGCCTCGCAAGGGCAGCATCGACCTCCTCGAATCCTTCGCGCTGCTGACCCGCGACCACCCGAGCCTGCACCTCGTATTCGCCGGTGGCGAAACACTGTTCGACTACCGCGACTACCGGGCCCGCTTCGACGCCAGAGCGGCCGAACTCGGCCTCGAACCCACCGTCCTGGGCACCGTCCCGCACGCCGAACTACCCGCCCTGATGGCCGGGGCGGCGGTGGTCCCGTTCGTCTCCACCAAGGAGGGATTCGGCCTCGCCGCCATGGAGGCCCTCGCCGCCGGAATCCCCGTCGTGGCACGCGATCTCCCCGTCCTGCGCGAAGTGTTCGGGGACACCGTCCGCTATGCGGCAAACCCTACCGAGATAGCAGAGAACATCGCCGAGGCACTGCGGCCCGACCCGTCCCGGGCCGAGCTGGGCCGTGCCCTGGCTATTCAATTCGGTTGGGAGCGAGCAGCATTGGCACACCTGGAGTTCTACCGAGAGATCCGTCAACGATCGCACCGGAACCACGACGGTATGCGGGCCCGCCCACACCGCAAGTCCACTGGTCACGGCGTTCCCGAACCCTCCGCCGTTTCCGGGCCGTCTGCGGAGCCGTAG